The Exiguobacterium mexicanum genome includes a window with the following:
- the mutS gene encoding DNA mismatch repair protein MutS, whose amino-acid sequence METIHQTPMMKQYFSIKADYPDAFLFYRLGDFYELFFEDAQIVAKELELTLTAKNGKNAEHPIPMCGVPHHSSAIYIEQLIEKGFNVAICEQMEDPKATKGLVKREVIQVITPGTYMAALGEKENRYLLSVVNVAGRFGIARGDVTTGESWLTTLPSREAVLREVEGLVPSEIIVDDAELADHLSSLGIPLSVQTERLASPLSSGAKDEAQVSAFELLFGYLTRTQKRALDHLQPAVAYEVEAHMQLDANTARNLELFRSARSGERKGSLLALLDETTTAMGGRLLKRWLEQPLYTEQAIRDRQDAVENLVDDFMLRDQLREQLRHVYDIERLVAKVGYGTANARDLVQLRNTLERIPAVRALLEGVTASRLRQIDDTLDTFDDLASMLQAALVEAPPISIKEGGMIRAGYSAELDELLEAKANGKTWIANLEQQERLATGIKSLKIGYNRVFGYYLEVTKANARLLEEGRYERKQTLTNAERYVTPELKEKEALILGAEEKSCTLEYDLFVALRDQVKQETKPLQQLARSLSELDVLLALAIVAEKRDYVRPTTSNNVQIDRGRHPVIETVLPRGEYVANDLTLDDTRRMLLITGPNMSGKSTYMRQFALIAILHQIGSFVPAEAAEIPLFDRIFTRIGAADDLVSGQSTFMVEMTETRQAVTEATEHSLILLDEIGRGTSTYDGMALAQAIVEYIASTIGAKTLFSTHYHELTVLEDTIPALENVHVRAIERDGRVVFLHEVHPGRADKSYGIHVAELAELPRDLIERARTILSQLETDSKPERAAVEHPGTAEPVAQLSLFEAEDEIKRQLLELDLLAMNPIEAMQAVYALQQSAKKG is encoded by the coding sequence ATGGAAACGATACATCAAACCCCGATGATGAAACAATACTTTTCAATCAAGGCCGATTATCCAGACGCCTTTCTCTTCTACCGGCTCGGTGACTTTTACGAGCTGTTCTTTGAAGATGCCCAAATCGTCGCCAAAGAACTTGAGTTGACATTGACCGCGAAAAACGGGAAGAACGCTGAGCACCCGATTCCAATGTGTGGCGTACCACATCACTCGTCCGCTATCTACATTGAACAACTGATCGAAAAAGGATTCAACGTGGCCATCTGTGAACAGATGGAAGATCCGAAAGCGACGAAAGGGCTCGTCAAACGTGAAGTCATCCAAGTCATCACGCCAGGTACATACATGGCTGCACTCGGTGAGAAAGAGAACCGGTATTTACTATCGGTCGTGAACGTAGCAGGCCGTTTCGGGATTGCCCGCGGCGATGTGACGACAGGTGAATCTTGGTTGACGACCTTACCGTCGCGTGAGGCCGTCCTACGTGAAGTCGAAGGGTTGGTCCCGAGTGAAATCATCGTTGATGACGCCGAGTTGGCAGACCATCTCTCATCACTCGGCATTCCGTTGTCGGTGCAGACAGAGCGGCTAGCGAGCCCGTTGTCGAGCGGAGCGAAAGACGAGGCGCAAGTGAGCGCGTTTGAATTGCTGTTCGGTTATTTGACGCGCACGCAAAAACGCGCCCTCGATCATCTCCAACCGGCCGTCGCCTATGAAGTCGAGGCCCATATGCAACTCGATGCCAACACGGCCCGGAACTTGGAATTGTTCCGGTCGGCCCGGTCCGGTGAACGGAAAGGATCGCTTCTCGCCTTGCTTGATGAGACGACGACGGCGATGGGGGGACGGTTGCTGAAACGTTGGCTCGAACAGCCGCTCTATACCGAGCAGGCGATTCGGGACCGACAAGATGCGGTCGAGAACTTGGTCGATGACTTCATGCTTCGTGACCAGTTGCGTGAACAGCTACGTCACGTCTACGATATCGAACGGCTCGTCGCCAAAGTCGGTTACGGGACGGCCAACGCCCGTGACCTCGTCCAACTCCGGAACACACTCGAGCGCATCCCGGCGGTGCGGGCCTTGCTCGAAGGCGTCACGGCCTCACGGCTTCGTCAAATCGATGATACGCTCGACACATTCGACGACTTGGCCAGCATGCTCCAGGCAGCGCTTGTCGAGGCGCCACCGATCTCGATTAAAGAGGGTGGGATGATTCGTGCCGGCTATTCGGCCGAACTCGACGAACTGCTCGAGGCGAAAGCGAACGGAAAGACATGGATTGCCAATCTCGAGCAACAAGAGCGGCTCGCGACCGGCATCAAGTCGCTGAAAATCGGCTATAATCGTGTCTTCGGTTATTACTTGGAAGTGACGAAAGCGAACGCCCGCCTGCTCGAAGAGGGACGTTACGAACGGAAACAGACGCTGACGAACGCCGAGCGTTACGTCACACCCGAGTTAAAAGAGAAAGAAGCGCTCATTCTCGGGGCTGAAGAGAAGAGTTGCACGCTCGAGTATGATTTATTCGTCGCCTTGCGTGACCAAGTCAAGCAAGAGACGAAACCGCTCCAACAACTGGCGCGCTCGCTCAGTGAGCTAGACGTCTTGCTCGCGCTCGCCATCGTCGCCGAAAAACGGGACTACGTCCGCCCGACGACGTCAAACAACGTCCAAATCGATCGTGGGCGCCATCCGGTCATCGAGACGGTGCTACCACGCGGTGAATACGTCGCCAACGATTTGACGCTCGACGACACGCGGCGCATGCTCTTAATCACCGGACCGAACATGTCCGGTAAATCGACGTATATGCGTCAATTCGCCTTGATCGCCATCTTGCATCAAATCGGGTCGTTCGTGCCGGCTGAAGCGGCTGAGATTCCATTGTTTGATCGAATCTTTACCCGCATCGGTGCGGCCGATGACTTGGTGAGCGGTCAGTCGACGTTCATGGTCGAGATGACGGAGACACGCCAAGCGGTGACAGAGGCGACCGAACACAGCCTCATCTTGCTCGATGAGATCGGTCGGGGGACGTCGACGTATGATGGCATGGCGCTCGCCCAGGCTATCGTTGAATACATCGCTTCGACAATTGGAGCGAAGACGTTGTTCTCGACCCACTATCACGAGCTGACCGTGCTCGAAGACACGATCCCTGCTCTTGAGAACGTGCACGTCCGCGCCATCGAGCGAGACGGGCGTGTCGTGTTTCTACATGAAGTACATCCGGGGCGGGCCGATAAGTCGTACGGGATTCATGTCGCTGAGCTCGCTGAATTGCCCCGTGATTTGATTGAACGGGCGCGGACCATCTTGTCTCAACTTGAGACGGACTCGAAACCGGAACGGGCAGCTGTTGAACATCCGGGAACGGCAGAACCCGTGGCCCAACTATCGCTCTTTGAGGCGGAAGACGAGATTAAACGACAATTGCTCGAACTCGATTTGTTGGCGATGAACCCGATCGAGGCGATGCAAGCGGTCTATGCGCTCCAACAATCCGCGAAGAAGGGGTGA
- a CDS encoding RicAFT regulatory complex protein RicA family protein — protein sequence MVTDQTVIQKARELADLLASTPEVARFKEAETKVNESERVQTLIKRIKYLQKEAVNCKHYGKTEALAKVELKIDKAMDELDSIPVVQAFQETQVEVNDLLQYVTVTLANSVTDRIIESTDGDVLAGKTGSGMAAEKSRGGCGY from the coding sequence ATGGTGACTGATCAAACTGTGATTCAAAAAGCGAGAGAATTAGCCGACTTATTGGCGAGCACGCCGGAAGTGGCCCGCTTCAAAGAAGCGGAAACGAAAGTGAACGAAAGTGAACGCGTTCAAACGTTGATTAAACGTATCAAATACTTACAAAAAGAAGCCGTCAACTGCAAGCACTACGGGAAGACGGAAGCGCTCGCCAAAGTTGAGCTGAAAATCGACAAGGCGATGGACGAACTCGATTCGATCCCGGTTGTCCAGGCGTTTCAGGAGACGCAAGTCGAAGTGAACGATTTGCTTCAATACGTGACGGTCACACTCGCCAACTCGGTGACAGATCGCATTATCGAGTCGACGGACGGTGACGTTCTCGCCGGTAAAACAGGAAGCGGTATGGCAGCGGAGAAATCACGCGGCGGCTGCGGATACTAA
- a CDS encoding GNAT family N-acetyltransferase, producing the protein MHKKRFDELTTRELYELLALRTEIFVVEQDCPYQEVDGKDVAAVHYWIEADGRPIAALRVLEEESPVAIGRVVTKSTHRGQGHSRRLMQEAVADFGDCDLYLQAQTYVEPFYASFGFTRTSEEYLEDGIPHVDMVRTATVSK; encoded by the coding sequence ATGCATAAAAAACGGTTTGACGAATTGACGACGAGAGAACTCTATGAGTTATTGGCGCTCCGGACCGAAATCTTCGTCGTGGAACAAGATTGCCCATATCAAGAAGTCGATGGGAAAGACGTGGCGGCGGTCCATTACTGGATTGAGGCTGATGGTCGCCCGATCGCGGCGTTACGTGTCCTCGAGGAGGAGTCGCCGGTCGCCATCGGCCGTGTCGTCACGAAATCGACGCATCGGGGACAAGGCCATTCGCGGCGTTTGATGCAAGAAGCCGTGGCTGACTTTGGGGATTGCGATTTGTACTTGCAAGCACAGACATACGTGGAGCCGTTCTATGCGAGCTTCGGGTTCACACGAACGAGCGAGGAGTACTTAGAGGACGGGATTCCTCACGTCGATATGGTTCGGACGGCGACCGTCTCGAAGTGA
- a CDS encoding phytoene desaturase family protein, with translation MRIGIIGGGIGGLTTGALVSRIGHDVTVYESSREWGGCAGKFERGDYRFPAGATLGMGFEPGGLHERVLSYLGETIDVRPLSEVMHIHLDGKTVHYHQDRDQFLAELESTFPDLAPRIHAFFEEVWSDFETIRPLFESLPALPFRTIRDATLAIRAFRPAQLLAFRKLYRPLGATLSHHRLKGTMFERVIDGILLDSLQTGAREASHLLAAVALSIYHEGAYYVDGGLYTLGHALERSIRQNGGTTLLGRQIVKVERMADGWLLTDRRGRLDLVDVVVSAIPLEATAQLVTGQAARQFQRQYGRQLERTQWGTFSLYITLPEAVCTGRPLFQQVYSDDLPSGHAFISMSAADDSLRTERPERTVTVSTHIDLTEWQAWKDKATYEKLETDWTERLVSVVSRAFPDWNGESSVMLPGGPGAWVKYTKRPHGAVGGYAQTPQQALFHAASYRTTLPNLYVCGDTVFPGAGTIGAMTSGLHVARALGSKL, from the coding sequence ATGCGAATCGGGATTATTGGCGGTGGGATCGGCGGACTGACGACGGGGGCGCTCGTGAGCCGAATCGGGCATGACGTGACCGTGTACGAGTCGTCACGAGAATGGGGCGGTTGCGCCGGTAAGTTCGAACGCGGCGACTATCGGTTCCCGGCCGGAGCGACGCTCGGGATGGGGTTTGAGCCGGGCGGGCTACATGAGCGGGTCTTATCTTATTTAGGGGAAACGATTGACGTTCGTCCGTTAAGCGAGGTGATGCATATTCATCTCGATGGAAAGACCGTCCATTATCATCAAGACCGGGATCAGTTTTTAGCAGAACTCGAATCGACGTTTCCTGACCTCGCCCCGCGAATTCATGCTTTCTTTGAAGAAGTGTGGAGTGACTTTGAGACGATCCGGCCTTTATTTGAATCGTTACCAGCTTTGCCATTTCGGACGATTCGTGATGCGACGCTTGCGATACGTGCGTTTCGACCGGCACAGCTCTTGGCGTTCCGAAAGCTGTATCGACCGCTCGGGGCCACGCTATCGCATCATCGATTGAAAGGGACGATGTTTGAACGGGTCATCGACGGGATTTTGCTCGATAGCTTGCAGACTGGAGCTCGCGAGGCGAGCCACTTGCTCGCGGCCGTCGCCTTATCGATTTACCATGAAGGGGCTTATTACGTCGACGGGGGCTTGTATACGCTCGGCCACGCCTTGGAACGCTCGATTCGCCAAAACGGCGGGACCACGCTCCTCGGCCGGCAAATCGTCAAAGTCGAGCGCATGGCGGACGGTTGGCTTTTGACCGATCGTCGGGGCCGGCTCGACCTCGTCGATGTCGTCGTATCGGCCATTCCGCTCGAGGCGACCGCGCAGTTGGTCACGGGACAAGCAGCGAGGCAATTCCAAAGACAGTATGGCCGTCAACTGGAACGTACGCAATGGGGGACGTTCAGTCTGTACATTACGTTACCGGAAGCGGTGTGCACGGGACGTCCGCTCTTCCAACAAGTGTATAGCGATGACTTACCGTCAGGACACGCCTTCATCTCGATGTCAGCCGCAGATGATTCGCTCCGGACCGAGCGACCGGAACGGACCGTCACCGTCTCGACCCATATCGATTTGACAGAGTGGCAGGCTTGGAAAGACAAGGCGACGTATGAGAAACTAGAGACAGATTGGACCGAGCGCCTCGTCTCGGTTGTGAGTCGAGCGTTCCCGGACTGGAACGGCGAATCGTCTGTCATGTTGCCCGGGGGACCAGGGGCGTGGGTGAAATATACGAAACGTCCGCACGGCGCGGTCGGTGGTTATGCCCAAACACCGCAACAAGCTTTGTTCCATGCGGCGAGCTACCGGACAACCTTGCCGAACCTGTATGTCTGCGGGGATACAGTATTTCCGGGGGCAGGCACAATCGGGGCGATGACGAGCGGGCTTCATGTCGCCCGAGCGCTCGGTTCGAAGTTATGA
- a CDS encoding nucleotidyltransferase, with product MNNVEDIKREARALLDSGPEAWADETIEMKRYFLTDVLDDLIGCTSRAEGLFMASTLATLVCEFILRTNRQWMGSSKWTYRALDRYDTHAARELVAALERYYQTNEPDALIRYVDETLSPFGGRLFAGFSRGKSNET from the coding sequence ATGAACAACGTCGAAGACATCAAGCGTGAAGCGAGAGCCTTGCTCGACAGCGGGCCCGAGGCTTGGGCGGACGAGACGATCGAGATGAAACGATACTTTCTGACCGATGTGCTTGATGACTTGATCGGATGCACAAGTCGTGCAGAGGGCTTGTTCATGGCGAGCACCCTCGCCACGTTGGTCTGTGAGTTCATCCTACGCACGAATCGACAATGGATGGGCTCCTCCAAATGGACATACCGCGCTCTCGACCGCTACGATACGCATGCAGCCCGAGAGCTCGTCGCTGCCCTCGAACGCTATTATCAAACGAACGAACCCGACGCGCTCATCCGTTACGTCGATGAGACGCTCTCCCCGTTCGGCGGCCGGTTGTTCGCCGGATTCAGCCGCGGGAAATCAAACGAAACGTGA
- a CDS encoding transporter substrate-binding domain-containing protein, whose protein sequence is MKKWVITGGLVASALLAGCSQETTGEEKKTLVMGTSADYFPYEFVDTANGDEIVGFDIEIAETVTERLGYELKIEDMDFGSLLGALNAGRVDFVMAGMTPTEERKENAAFSDIYLSATNLVMTKDESLESIEALAGKKIGVQTASIQENIAKDQAPEAELVSLNKIPEIVQELNTGRIDAMVIEDTVAQKYLDQDAGLYTFALKEDGEKGSAAAFKLEDDLRDQFNEELNKMIDSGEIDKLAKKWFSMEPTE, encoded by the coding sequence ATGAAAAAGTGGGTCATTACAGGGGGATTAGTGGCAAGTGCATTACTAGCAGGATGTAGCCAAGAGACGACGGGCGAAGAGAAAAAAACACTCGTCATGGGGACGAGCGCCGATTACTTCCCGTATGAGTTTGTCGATACGGCGAACGGGGATGAGATTGTCGGATTTGATATCGAGATCGCCGAAACCGTCACGGAACGCCTCGGCTACGAACTCAAAATTGAAGACATGGACTTCGGCAGCCTGCTCGGGGCACTCAACGCCGGACGTGTCGACTTCGTTATGGCCGGTATGACGCCGACCGAAGAGCGGAAAGAAAATGCCGCCTTCTCGGATATCTACTTGTCGGCGACGAACTTAGTCATGACGAAAGATGAGTCACTCGAGTCGATTGAGGCGCTCGCCGGCAAGAAAATCGGCGTCCAAACCGCTTCGATTCAAGAGAACATCGCCAAAGACCAAGCTCCGGAGGCAGAGCTCGTCTCATTGAACAAGATTCCAGAGATCGTCCAAGAGTTGAATACGGGTCGGATCGACGCGATGGTCATCGAGGACACGGTCGCCCAAAAATACTTGGACCAAGATGCCGGACTGTACACGTTCGCCTTGAAAGAAGATGGCGAGAAAGGTTCAGCAGCCGCCTTTAAATTGGAGGACGACCTTCGCGATCAGTTCAACGAGGAGTTGAACAAGATGATTGACTCAGGTGAAATCGACAAACTCGCCAAAAAATGGTTCTCGATGGAGCCGACGGAATGA